From one Candidatus Zixiibacteriota bacterium genomic stretch:
- a CDS encoding DMT family transporter, whose protein sequence is MSTPRNNTLAHIGLFYSAAIWGSTFFIVKDVLSDIDPVILVAYRFLIAGAILLGYLLATRRPIFAGIKRAAFLAIILFLLYIPQTVGLKYTTASNSGFITGLFVAFVPIFLKTIFKRSPTVMEVIASIVSLIGLWVLTGGMRDINIGDMLTLMAAVTYALHVLYSDKYMKQGMDPFILTCQQMLIIGILSIVAGAALNLPFTVGSSKAWWIIIFLALLPTMSAFVIQVLAQRIVSPVRVSLVFALEPVFAGIFAWTLGGETVVMHRAFGGLLIFSALILSGLPTPGRKPQTL, encoded by the coding sequence ATGTCTACCCCTCGCAACAATACTCTCGCCCATATCGGCCTGTTCTATTCCGCCGCCATTTGGGGATCCACTTTTTTCATCGTCAAAGATGTCCTCTCCGATATCGACCCCGTGATCCTCGTCGCCTACCGCTTCCTGATAGCCGGAGCTATTCTACTGGGCTATCTGCTCGCTACACGACGACCCATATTTGCCGGCATTAAGCGCGCCGCCTTCCTCGCGATTATTCTGTTCCTGCTATATATTCCTCAGACTGTCGGCCTCAAATACACCACCGCCTCTAACTCCGGTTTCATCACGGGACTGTTCGTGGCATTCGTACCGATATTTCTCAAAACGATCTTCAAGCGCAGCCCGACCGTCATGGAAGTCATCGCCTCAATCGTCTCGCTTATCGGCTTATGGGTGCTGACAGGCGGGATGCGCGATATAAACATCGGAGATATGCTCACCCTGATGGCCGCCGTGACTTATGCCCTCCACGTTCTTTATAGCGACAAGTACATGAAACAGGGCATGGATCCGTTCATCCTTACCTGCCAGCAGATGCTCATTATCGGGATTCTTAGCATTGTCGCCGGCGCTGCTTTGAACCTTCCCTTTACTGTCGGATCATCGAAAGCCTGGTGGATAATCATATTCCTGGCCCTCTTGCCCACGATGTCGGCCTTTGTGATACAGGTCCTTGCGCAGAGAATCGTCTCGCCCGTGCGGGTATCTCTGGTATTTGCTCTTGAGCCTGTATTTGCCGGAATATTCGCCTGGACTCTGGGAGGTGAGACGGTTGTAATGCACCGCGCCTTCGGCGGCCTCTTGATATTTTCCGCCCTCATCCTCTCCGGCCTACCAACACCGGGACGAAAACCTCAGACACTGTAG